The window GCGGGAACCCCCCCGAAGGCTCCGGTGTCCGCCAGGGACACCGCCATCACGAGCCGGTCCCCCTGGAGAACCCCGAGGTTTTGCGCCAGTTCCTTGCCGAGAAAAACGGCGGGGTCTTTGTCGGCGCGACGCAAATCGTCCCACCGGCCGGCGCGCAAGCGACCGTCCAAGCCGGTGACGCCGGGCTCCCGATCGGGGTCGACGCCTTTGACCACCACGCCCTGGGCGCCCCGACCGCTCCGGGCCAAAGCCTGCCCCAGAACGTAGGGGGCCCAGGCCTTCACGTCCTTAACCCCCGCGAAACGGTCGCTGTAATCCACGGCGGGCAGTCCCGCTTCCCCGATGGGTTGGACCAAAAGATGGGGTTGGGCGCCGAGGATTTTGGCGCGGATGTCCTCCCGCGCGCCGGTCATCACGGCGAGCGTCACGACGAGGGCCGCCACGCCCACGGCCACGCTGGCCACGGCGATCACCGACGTGAGGGAGCCGCCCAGGTCCCGCCGGGCCCCTTTGAGATACCGCAACGCCAAAAACGTTTCGAATGTCACACGTTCCCCTCCGGTCCCCCGCCCGCGGCGGGGTCGACCTTTTTTTCAAAGACGGCCATGAGATTGGACCGGTCCCGCCAGAAACCACCGGCGATCCCCAACCACAAAAAGCGAGGCCAGCGCCACCATTTCTTTAGTACGTCCCGGGGGCGAAAGTCAAACGCCGAATCCAAGGACCCGTCACGAAAGAAAGCCAAATCGCTGAAGGCGCGAAAGTTGACGAAGGGAACCCGGGTGTCCAGGTAATGACGCCGTTCCACCGACCGGACCCGAAATCCGAGCGCTTCGCCGAGGGCCCGCAGGGCCGTCCACGAAGGAATGTGCAATCGGAAAGGTTGGTGCAGGGCGTGCGCCGGGACGGTCCCCAGGCGCAGGCGGTCCGCGTCCTGGGTGTGCACCACCAACAGTCCCCCGGCGCGCAAACGCCGCCGGGCGAACTCAAAAATTCGACGCGGCTCTTCCAGCCGCTCCAACTCGTCCAAAACGATCAGGCAATCCAGGAGGTCCCCGTCGGCCCCCGGGAGGGGCTCCCCCCGCGTCCCGTCGGCCGCGGCGAAATGGAGAAACCCTTTTTCCCCGAAAAAAGAGCGGAACAGGTCCGCGTTCACTCCGTAAAACAGGATTCGGCTCCAGGGGCCGACGCCGCGCCCGGCCAACCATCGGCGAAATCCTTCGAACGCTTTTCGGTTCCAGCGGTTCAGTCGGCGTCGGGGAAACGGGGAGGCTTTGTAAAACTCGTCCAGGGAAATTTTGGGGAGGGAGTGGATCGACCGACAGACGGCGCACTTCCAAACGGCGAAAAACTCCTCGCTGAACCGGCGAAAATCCGAGGACGCCGCCGCGCGGTCCCCCGCCCGGTCCACCGTCCCGATCTGGCAATAGGCGCAACGCCGGCGCGTGTCGAGCCGCGGGGCCGTCTCCCGAAAAGTGGGCGCCGCGGGGTCGTCGGCGAAACGGGCGTACACCCCTTCCAACGCCGCCGCCACGGCCGCCGCCGTGTGCGGGGCCGATTTCTCATACCCGCCCGCGCCCAACCGCTCCCGGAGCGCGGGATCCCCGCGCAGCCGGGCCAACCGCTCGGCGAGGCCGCCGGGGTCGTCGGCCGGAACGATGTACCCGGTTTTCGCGTCGTCGACCAGGTCCCGCGCCGAGATGATGCGGTCGGTCACGATCACGGGCTTTTTAAAGCGCATCGCTTCCAGGGCCACCAGGCCCTGGGTTTCCACCAGGGAGGGCAGGACAAACACATCGCACGCGGCGTAGAGATCGGCCAGGCGCTCGTGCGGCACGTGGCCGAGAAATTTCACCCGCGGGGCCACGCCGAGGGACCGCGCCAGGGCCCGCCACTCTTTTTCCATCGACCCCTGGCCCGCGATCCACAACCGGTCCGACGGCCCGCCCCCGGGCAACGCCGCAAACGCCCGAAGCAGAAGGCCCACGTTCTTTTCGGGATTCAACCGCCCGGCGTAAAAAACCGTGAAACCCGCCTCGCGCGGGGGCGCGGCCTCGTCCCCGCGAAAAGCCACGGGATTGGAAATAAAATGCACCCGGGCGTTCGTGGCGAAACGGCGCACCTGTTCCGCGTGCTCCGAGGAAACACAGATCACGTCGTCGAACCGGTCGTGGGTGCGCACGATGCGCTGAAGCAGCCAGGAACGGAAGGGCCGCAGGGGCGCGGGCTGGGTCAAATGATCCACCGACATGTGGGCGGTGTAAACGGTGGGAAGGCCCATGCCCCGGGCGAGGGCCAGACCGCGCAGCATCATCTGGCCGAGGTAATGGAAATGGACAAGACCGACGCTGTGCTTGAGGAAAATGCGGCGCAGGGTCGACGCGGCCGGGAGGGCCTGGTAAAAACCGAAAAGGGGAAGGGAAAAAACCCGCTCGACCGCCACGCCGTTCCAGTCCTCTTGAAAAGGCTGATTTCTTCGACGGCTGGTGATCACCACCACGCGGTGACCGCGGGCGGCGAGTTCCCGCGCCACTTTTTGAACGTGAACGCCGACCCCGGTGCCGGCCGGGAGAAAATCGTCCGCGACCATGGCCACCGAGAACCGGGGCAAAGGGTCAACCTTCCGGGGTGGCGCGCAAAAGGGGAAAGAGGATGACGTCGCGGATGGAGTCCGTGCCGGTGAGGATCATCGTAAGCCGGTCCACCCCGATGCCGAGCCCCCCCGCCGGCGGCATGCCGTGCTCGAGGGCGATCACAAATTCCTCGTCGGCGGGCATGGCCTCTTCGTCGCCGGACAGGCGTTGCTTGGCCTGGGCTTCGAAATGCCGCCGCTGGACGTCGGGGTCGTTCTGCTCGGAATAGGCGTTGGCCACCTCCTCGCCGCACAGGAACAGCTCAAACCGCTCGGCGACGTCCGGGGTGTCGGGCGACGCCTTCGCCAGGGGTGAGAAGAGGGCCGGGTACCCGAACAGGAACGCCGCCGAAGGCAGATGGGGCAGAACCCGTTCGTCCAGGATCGCGTCGAAACATTTGGCGTCGGGCAGGCCCTCCACGTCCAATCCCAGATTCCGGGCCGCTTCGCGGAACCCGTTGCGGCGGCAGAGGTCGCCGTAGTCCAGTCCCAACGCTTTAAATTGATCGGGCAGGGACACCCGGGCGAAGGGCGCGGCGAGGTCGACGGAACGCCCCCGGTAGGAAAACGACAACGGCTCGCCGTCCTTTTTCACGGAACGGCCGGCGTTGCGCAGGAGGACCTCGGCCAAGTCCATCATGCCCCCCATGTCCGTGTAGGCCTGATAGGCCTCGAGGATCGTGAATTCCGGGTTGTGGCGGGTGTCGATCCCTTCGTTGCGGAAGGCCCGGCCGATTTCAAAGACCCGTTCGAGGCCGCCGACCAGGAGCCGCTTCAAGAAAAGTTCGGGGGCGATGCGCATGTAAAGCCGGGCGTCGAGGGCGTTGTGGTGCGTCGTGAAAGGCCGCGCCGCCGCCCCGCCGGGAACGGCTTGAAGGATCGGCGTTTCCACCTCAAGGAATCGCCGGTCCGTCAGCGTGGCCCGCAAAGAGGCGACGATTTTTTGACGCGCCAAAAACCGGGCGCGGGACTCCTCGTTGGAGAACAAATCCACCTCGCGGCGCCGGTAGCGAATCTCGACATCCGTGACGCCGTGGAATTTTTCGGGCGGGGGCCGCAGCGCTTTGGACAGAAGGCGCCACGACTTCACGTGCAAGGTGATTTCCCCCGTGCGGGTGCGGAAGGCGAACCCCGTCGCCCCCACGTGGTCGCCCAGATCCACGGTGTCCTGAAAAGCGGCGAAAGCGTCCCCCAGTTCGTCTTTTTTCAAATAAATTTGGAGGCGCCCCGACAGATCCTGCAAGTGGGCGAAAATGGTTTTGCCCATGTCCCGGCGGGTCATGAGCCGCCCCGCGAAAGCGACGCTCTCCGTGCCGTGGCCGGCGGCGGGCAGATCGGCGTGGCGGGCCAGGACATCGGCCGCGCGTTGCCCGTCGTCGAAACGCGTGGGAAAGGGGTTTTCGCCGCGCGCGCGCGCCGCCGCCAGCTTGGCGCGGCGTTGGGCCATCAAATCGTCCAGGGCGATGTGCGGCGTTTCGGGGGCGGTCACGGAAACGGGTTAACGCGGGGGGCGCTGGACCAGCGCCGATTGCACGCGGGTGCGGAGTTCCTTCGCGTCGAAGGGTTTGGAAATGAAATCAAGCACATTGGTGAAAAGCTGAAACGTCTCCTTCATGCCGTCGCGGCCGGTGAGCATCACGACGGGAATGTCCCGCGTCCCCTCTTCGGCCTGCAATTGGGAAACGAAGGTGTAACCGTCCATGTCGGGCATGGTGACGTCGCTGAGGATGAGATCCGGCGTCAGGGCACGGTGCAGGACGTCCAGGGCCTCGGGGCCGCTGTGCGCCTGCACCACCTGGTGGCCCTCTTTTTCGAGGATGATGGCCACCAGCTGAGCGGTCTCCCGCTCGTCGTCCACAACCAAAATCTTCGCCATGGTTTCGCGGCGGCCTCCCGGCCGGTGCGCCCGGGTTCGGGCGCCTACTTGCGCTGTTGGTTCAACCGCTCGAACATCTTGTTGATCAACTCCGCCAAGCCCTGCAGTTCGTCGCCGTCCCGAAGTTGGATCGGCCGCAGGGGCCCCGAGGAGTCCAGCGCCTCGCGCAGGGTTTTTTCGAAGCGGTAGAGGGGGCCGGCGATCTTGTGCGAAATGAAGATCGACAGGATCGGGATGACGATCATGTAGATCAAACCGCTGGCCAGCATCCACATCTGCAAAGATCTCAACGGCTCGATCAAGGCCGGGTTGGCGAATTCCGCCTCCGCCGAACGAAGGATCAAAAAGGTGTGGGCTTCCATGAGGACCAAAACGAGCGCCAAAACGGCGCCGATCATGACGGCGTATTTGATCTGCAAACGGCGGTTGATGAGGTAATTCCGGCGCATCGCCTTGTAGTTCGGCGTCGGGCTGGTCATGTCGTCCTCCTCCGGGGGGCGGATGTCGCCCGCGGTCCCCCCATTATAGGGGCTGTTTCACGAATTATCAATAGCGGAACGCCGAGGGGGGGCCCCCGACAATTTCCACTCCAAATAGGCGTGGATGAAGGGGTTCAAATCCCCGTCCATCACCGACTGGATCTGGCTGGTTTCGTGGCCGCTGCGCAAATCTTTGACCATTTGGTAGGGCATGAAAACGTACGAACGGATCTGGTTGCCCCAGGCGATGTCGCCCTTGTCGTCGTGGTGCCGTTCGGCGGCGGCCCGCTGTTTTTCCATTTCCAAATCGTAAAGTTTGGCTTTCAACAGCTTGAGCGCCATGGCCCGGTTCTTGTGTTGGCTGCGCTCGTTTTGCGAAGCGACCACCACACCCGTGGGCATGTGGGTGATGCGCACGGCCGACTCGGTTTTGTTGACGTGCTGCCCCCCCGCGCCGCCGGACCGGTAGGTGTCGACTTTAAGGTCGACCTCCTTGATGTCGATCGGCACATCGTCGTCGATCTCCGGGATGACGTCGCACGCCGCGAAGGAGGTGTGCCGCCGGGCGTTGGCGTCGAAGGGGGAGACCCGCACCAACCGGTGGACCCCCGTCTCGGATTTTAAATGGCCGAAGGCGAATTCCCCCTCCACCAAAAATTCCGCCCGTTTGAGCCCGGCCCCGTCCCCCGGCGCCAGGCTGGCGACGGTGACCGTGAACCCGTTCTTTTCCGCCCAACGGGTGTACATGCGGAACAGCATCTCCGCCCAATCGCAGGATTCCGTGCCCCCCGCGCCGGCGTGCAGCGTGACGAAGGCGTTTTTTCCGTCCATGCGGTCGGACAATTTGGCGCGAAAAAGGCGCTCTTCAATGCCGCCGTCCAAACGGGCCAGGGACTGGGCGAGCTCGGCCCACTCGGCCTCCCCGCCGCCTTCCCGGCACAACTCCAACAGGGCCTCGGCGTCGCCGCACTGGCGGTTCAACTCGTCGTATTTTTGAAGGGTGGTTTTGAGGGCGGCCGTGTCTTTCAGGACACGCTGGGCGCGCTGGTTGTCGTTCCAAAACTCCGCCCCCCCCGATTGCCCCTCCAGCCCCGCCAATTGAACGCGCTTTCCGGGGACGTCAAAGAAACCTCCCCAGCCGCTCCAAAGCGGCTTGGGCGCGGGCCAATCGGTCGGCGAGATCGGTGGGACTGACGGTGTCCATCGGGTGGGATGATAACAAAAACGAAGGCCGCGCCGGGGTCGCCGGCGCGGCCTTCGCGGTACGTTCGAATCAGAAGTTGAACAACATCTCGGCGTAGGTCGGCACCGGCCACAGGTCGCGGGGGAGAATGGCCTCCAACGCGTCGATGTCCTTGCGCAATTCCACCTGGGCCGAGAAGACGCTGTCGCGGAAAGCCGCGGCCTTGGTCTCCAGGTCCTCGGCGCCGTTGGCGCGGTCCAGGGCGGACTCGAGCGCCGCCAGCTTCTTGGAAGCCGAGGCCAACAAGCCGCTTACGTCGCCCAGCAGGGCGCTTTGCACCTTGGCTTCCCCGCCCGCGGTTTTCACCTGGTTGATGGTTTCCGCCAGGAACCGGGTGAACTCGATGACCGCCGGGATGTATTCGTTCTTGGTCATGGCGATGGCGCAACGCGCTTCGATGTTGATGTGCTTGGCGTATTGTTCCAGGCCGATTTCGTAGCGGGAGTGGAGTTCCCGGCCGGAGAGCACCTTGTATTTTTCAAACAACGCGACCGCGTTGTCGTTGGCGAGCGCCTTCAGGGCTTCGATCGTGGACTTGATGTTGGGCAATCCGCGCTTGGCGGCCTCGGTGACCCAGTCCTCGGAGTACCCGTTCCCGTTGAAGATCACCCGGCTGTGCTTCTGGGCGGCTTCGCGGACGACGGCGTTGACTTCCTTGTCCAGGTCCTTGGCTTTTTCCAAGCGGTCGGCGATTTCGTCCAGGGCCTCGGCCACGATGGTGTTGATGATCGTGTTCGCGTCCGCGATGGACATCGACGAGGGCACCATGCGGAACTCGAACTTGTTGCCCGTGAAGGCGAAGGGCGAGGTCCGGTTGCGGTCGGTGTTGTCGAGCGGCAGTTTGGGCAGGGCGTCCGCGCCGATGGTCAGGAATTGCTGGCCTTTCGATTCGGATTTCTTGCCTTTGGCGATATTGTCGAGGATCACCGTGAGCTGCTCGCCCATGAAGATCGAGATGATCGCCGGCGGCGCTTCGTTGGCGCCGAGGCGCAGGTCGTTGCCGGGGTTGGCGGCGCCGGCCCGGAGCTTGTCCGCGTGGCGGTCCACCGCCGTCAAGACGGCGGCCAGGAACGTCATGAATTGTTCGTTGTCGTGGGGCGTGTGGCCGGGCTCCAACAGGTTCTGGCCGTCGTCGGTGGCCATCGACCAGTTGTTGTGCTTGCCCGAGCCGTTGACGCCGGCGAAGGGCTTTTCGTAGAGCAGGCACACGAGGCCGTTGCGCAGGGCCACTTTTTGCATGGTTTCCATCACCAACTGGTTGTGGTCGGCGGCGATGTTGGAGAGGGTGAAGATGGGCGCCATCTCGTATTGGGCCGGGGCCACTTCGTTGTGCTTGGTTTTGGAGCTGATCCCCATTTTCCACAACTCAATGTCCAATTCTTTCATGAACTTGGAGATGCGGTCCTTGATCGCGCCGAAGTATTGATCCTCCAGCTCCTGCCCCTTGGGGGCGGCGGCGCCGAAGAGCGTGCGTCCGGCGAGCTGCAGGTCGGTGCGGCGGTCGAAGTAGGATTTGTCGATCAGGAAGTATTCCTGCTCGGGGCCCACCGTGGAGACCACGCGCTTCGACTTTTTATTGCCCAGGGCGCGCAGGACGCGGATGGCCTGGCGGGACAGGGCTTCCATGGAACGCAGGAGCGGGGTCTTCTTGTCCAGGGCCTCGCCGGTGTAGCTGACGAAGGCCGTGGGGATCGTGAGGGTCACGTTGCCGGCGGCGTCTTCCTTCAAGAAGGCCGGCGAGGTGGTGTCCCAAGCGGTGTAACCGCGCGCTTCAAAGGTCGCGCGGATGCCGCCGGACGGGAAGCTCGACGCGTCCGGCTCGCCTTTGATGAGCTGCTTGCCGGAGAACTCCGCGATGGCGGACCCGTCGGGCTGGGGCTCGAGGAAACTGTCGTGCTTTTCGGCGGTCTTGCCGGTCAACGGTTGGAACCAATGGGTGTAGTGGGTGGCGCCGTGCTCCAGGGCCCAATCTTTCATGGTCTGGGCGACCACGTTGGCGGTGGCCAACGTCAGCTCGGCCTCCCCCGCCATGACCTTTTGAAGGGCGGCGTACACCGGTTTGGGCAAAACCTTCTTCATCACACGGTCGGAAAAAACGTTCGCCCCGAAAACTTCCGCCAAATTGACGTCCGTGGCGCACGCCTCGCCGCAGCAGGAAACAGAGGATTTCTTGGACATATATATGACCTCGCACTTGCGATAGAATTTGGAAGGGCGGCTCGCGCCGCCGTTGGTACGGCCTCCCGCGTCATCGGCGGGTTTTTCGGCGGACGTCGTTGTCGGCCGAGGAAGGAGCAACGCGTGGATTATACAAAAAAAAAGCCCGGCCGCTTCATACCGAAAAAAACCCGTTGACACCCCTGCCGCCGGTTTTGTACCATGCCCGCAACACAACGTTGTGCAGCGGCTCCGGCCGCGCTCTGTTTTTGGACATCGACGTCCTCCCTCTCACGACGAGCGGGAGGATTTTTTCTTTGACGAACGAAGGCGTTCGCGCGCGAGGGATCGCGGCGAACGCCTTTTTTAATTTCCGCCAAGGCGGACAACACGGGGGAAGTTTTGAACGGCCCCGAACGACAGGAGGAAGTCACATGAAACGCAACAACCGCATCAACCGGACCGCGCTGTCCCTCGCGATCGCGGCTTTGGGTCTGGGCGCCGCCCGGGCCGAAGGCCCCACGATCTCCGGCAGCGTGGACCTGGGGTACAGCTACAACTTCAACGGCCTCGACGCGAGCGCGTACCGGGCCTTTGACGCCAACGCCAACAGCATCAACCTGCAGTACGCCGAAATGGTGGTGACCGGCAAGACCGCCTCGGACGTGGGCTACCGGGTCGACGTCGGTTACGGCAACGACGCCGGCGTGGTCAGCTTCTTCGACGGCTCGGGAAACGACCAGATCAACCTGCAACAGGCGTTCCTCACCTTCACCTGCCCGATCACCAAGGGCACGATCACCGCGGGCAAATTCGTCACGCCGTTCGGCGCCGAAGTCATCGAGGCCAAGGACAACTACAACATCTCCCGGGGCCTGCTCTTCACCAACGCCATCCCCCTCGTGCACACGGGGGCCAAGCTCGACAAGGGCTTTATGGACGGCAAGTACAACGTGACCGCCGGCGTGGTGAACGGCTGGGACGTGAGCGCGGACAACAACAAGGGCAAAACCTTCTTGGCCCAGGCCGCCATCAACACCCTGCCGAAAATCAGCGTCATCGTGGGCGGCGCCTACGGACCCGAAGTCGCTTCGCCGGAGTTCACGACCCCGGGCACGGGCAGCACGGAGAAATTCAGCCGCGGCCTCGTGGACGCCATCGTGAAATACACCCCGACCGACAAGTTGACGTTGTTGGCCAACGCCGATTGGGGCGTCGAAGAAGGCGCGGCCTTTGAACCCACGGCCTCGGACGACACCACGGCCAACTGGGCCGGCGTGGCGCTCTACGCCAACTACCTGTTCTCGGACACCCTGTCGGGCACGCTCCGCTACGAGAACTTCGACGACGAGGGCTCCCGCCTCCTCACCCCCGGAACGCCCCACCAGTCGTTGAATTCGTACACGGCGACCCTGCAGTACAAAATGAAGGACGTCACCTACCGTTTGGAATTCCGTCAAGACCAATCCTCCGACAAGGTCTTC of the Elusimicrobiota bacterium genome contains:
- the lysS gene encoding lysine--tRNA ligase, which codes for MAQRRAKLAAARARGENPFPTRFDDGQRAADVLARHADLPAAGHGTESVAFAGRLMTRRDMGKTIFAHLQDLSGRLQIYLKKDELGDAFAAFQDTVDLGDHVGATGFAFRTRTGEITLHVKSWRLLSKALRPPPEKFHGVTDVEIRYRRREVDLFSNEESRARFLARQKIVASLRATLTDRRFLEVETPILQAVPGGAAARPFTTHHNALDARLYMRIAPELFLKRLLVGGLERVFEIGRAFRNEGIDTRHNPEFTILEAYQAYTDMGGMMDLAEVLLRNAGRSVKKDGEPLSFSYRGRSVDLAAPFARVSLPDQFKALGLDYGDLCRRNGFREAARNLGLDVEGLPDAKCFDAILDERVLPHLPSAAFLFGYPALFSPLAKASPDTPDVAERFELFLCGEEVANAYSEQNDPDVQRRHFEAQAKQRLSGDEEAMPADEEFVIALEHGMPPAGGLGIGVDRLTMILTGTDSIRDVILFPLLRATPEG
- a CDS encoding glycosyltransferase is translated as MPRFSVAMVADDFLPAGTGVGVHVQKVARELAARGHRVVVITSRRRNQPFQEDWNGVAVERVFSLPLFGFYQALPAASTLRRIFLKHSVGLVHFHYLGQMMLRGLALARGMGLPTVYTAHMSVDHLTQPAPLRPFRSWLLQRIVRTHDRFDDVICVSSEHAEQVRRFATNARVHFISNPVAFRGDEAAPPREAGFTVFYAGRLNPEKNVGLLLRAFAALPGGGPSDRLWIAGQGSMEKEWRALARSLGVAPRVKFLGHVPHERLADLYAACDVFVLPSLVETQGLVALEAMRFKKPVIVTDRIISARDLVDDAKTGYIVPADDPGGLAERLARLRGDPALRERLGAGGYEKSAPHTAAAVAAALEGVYARFADDPAAPTFRETAPRLDTRRRCAYCQIGTVDRAGDRAAASSDFRRFSEEFFAVWKCAVCRSIHSLPKISLDEFYKASPFPRRRLNRWNRKAFEGFRRWLAGRGVGPWSRILFYGVNADLFRSFFGEKGFLHFAAADGTRGEPLPGADGDLLDCLIVLDELERLEEPRRIFEFARRRLRAGGLLVVHTQDADRLRLGTVPAHALHQPFRLHIPSWTALRALGEALGFRVRSVERRHYLDTRVPFVNFRAFSDLAFFRDGSLDSAFDFRPRDVLKKWWRWPRFLWLGIAGGFWRDRSNLMAVFEKKVDPAAGGGPEGNV
- a CDS encoding methyl-accepting chemotaxis protein; this encodes MTSPTPNYKAMRRNYLINRRLQIKYAVMIGAVLALVLVLMEAHTFLILRSAEAEFANPALIEPLRSLQMWMLASGLIYMIVIPILSIFISHKIAGPLYRFEKTLREALDSSGPLRPIQLRDGDELQGLAELINKMFERLNQQRK
- a CDS encoding response regulator; amino-acid sequence: MAKILVVDDERETAQLVAIILEKEGHQVVQAHSGPEALDVLHRALTPDLILSDVTMPDMDGYTFVSQLQAEEGTRDIPVVMLTGRDGMKETFQLFTNVLDFISKPFDAKELRTRVQSALVQRPPR
- the prfB gene encoding peptide chain release factor 2 (programmed frameshift); its protein translation is MDTVSPTDLADRLARAQAALERLGRFLDVPGKRVQLAGLEGQSGGAEFWNDNQRAQRVLKDTAALKTTLQKYDELNRQCGDAEALLELCREGGGEAEWAELAQSLARLDGGIEERLFRAKLSDRMDGKNAFVTLHAGAGGTESCDWAEMLFRMYTRWAEKNGFTVTVASLAPGDGAGLKRAEFLVEGEFAFGHLKSETGVHRLVRVSPFDANARRHTSFAACDVIPEIDDDVPIDIKEVDLKVDTYRSGGAGGQHVNKTESAVRITHMPTGVVVASQNERSQHKNRAMALKLLKAKLYDLEMEKQRAAAERHHDDKGDIAWGNQIRSYVFMPYQMVKDLRSGHETSQIQSVMDGDLNPFIHAYLEWKLSGAPPRRSAIDNS
- a CDS encoding glutamine synthetase III, giving the protein MSKKSSVSCCGEACATDVNLAEVFGANVFSDRVMKKVLPKPVYAALQKVMAGEAELTLATANVVAQTMKDWALEHGATHYTHWFQPLTGKTAEKHDSFLEPQPDGSAIAEFSGKQLIKGEPDASSFPSGGIRATFEARGYTAWDTTSPAFLKEDAAGNVTLTIPTAFVSYTGEALDKKTPLLRSMEALSRQAIRVLRALGNKKSKRVVSTVGPEQEYFLIDKSYFDRRTDLQLAGRTLFGAAAPKGQELEDQYFGAIKDRISKFMKELDIELWKMGISSKTKHNEVAPAQYEMAPIFTLSNIAADHNQLVMETMQKVALRNGLVCLLYEKPFAGVNGSGKHNNWSMATDDGQNLLEPGHTPHDNEQFMTFLAAVLTAVDRHADKLRAGAANPGNDLRLGANEAPPAIISIFMGEQLTVILDNIAKGKKSESKGQQFLTIGADALPKLPLDNTDRNRTSPFAFTGNKFEFRMVPSSMSIADANTIINTIVAEALDEIADRLEKAKDLDKEVNAVVREAAQKHSRVIFNGNGYSEDWVTEAAKRGLPNIKSTIEALKALANDNAVALFEKYKVLSGRELHSRYEIGLEQYAKHINIEARCAIAMTKNEYIPAVIEFTRFLAETINQVKTAGGEAKVQSALLGDVSGLLASASKKLAALESALDRANGAEDLETKAAAFRDSVFSAQVELRKDIDALEAILPRDLWPVPTYAEMLFNF
- a CDS encoding porin, coding for MKRNNRINRTALSLAIAALGLGAARAEGPTISGSVDLGYSYNFNGLDASAYRAFDANANSINLQYAEMVVTGKTASDVGYRVDVGYGNDAGVVSFFDGSGNDQINLQQAFLTFTCPITKGTITAGKFVTPFGAEVIEAKDNYNISRGLLFTNAIPLVHTGAKLDKGFMDGKYNVTAGVVNGWDVSADNNKGKTFLAQAAINTLPKISVIVGGAYGPEVASPEFTTPGTGSTEKFSRGLVDAIVKYTPTDKLTLLANADWGVEEGAAFEPTASDDTTANWAGVALYANYLFSDTLSGTLRYENFDDEGSRLLTPGTPHQSLNSYTATLQYKMKDVTYRLEFRQDQSSDKVFTDADGAADDVQSTLGAQVLFAF